The following are from one region of the Candidatus Deferrimicrobium borealis genome:
- a CDS encoding aminoglycoside phosphotransferase family protein: protein MPELSKERLERYLTTLFHAPVTITALTSLRESKASGAAKEYGYGHPVKVEFIVGAERRAAVLETTSPGPFGHEHMADRARMMLWDHGAYNALPRHARSLDVGAFERDGNLLSVGNAEEFFLLVEYVEGSGYIRDIARLQEGEALRDLDLSRADALCDYLVEVHSVRGPDPGLYVRKIRELLGDGECIMGVCDGYPLPHGFITAALLEEIERRCLSWRWRLKNRTGRLRRVHGDFHPFNLLFREGIDFTVLDRSRGEWGEPADDVTALTGNYLFASLQATGRLEGPFETLFRRFWDRYIERTGDAEILEIAAPFFAFRCLVMASPVWYPSLDASVRRKLFSFVLSILDAPRFAPDRVNGWLDAL, encoded by the coding sequence ATGCCGGAACTCTCGAAGGAACGGCTGGAGCGGTACCTGACCACCCTGTTCCATGCGCCGGTGACCATCACCGCCCTGACCTCTCTCCGGGAATCGAAGGCGTCTGGCGCTGCGAAAGAGTACGGGTACGGCCACCCCGTCAAGGTCGAGTTCATTGTCGGCGCAGAGAGGCGCGCCGCCGTGCTCGAAACGACGAGCCCCGGTCCCTTCGGACACGAGCACATGGCGGATCGTGCCCGGATGATGCTGTGGGACCACGGCGCGTACAACGCCCTTCCCCGCCACGCGCGCTCCCTCGACGTCGGCGCCTTCGAGCGGGACGGGAACCTCCTTTCCGTCGGGAACGCCGAGGAGTTCTTCCTCCTCGTGGAGTATGTCGAGGGGAGCGGATACATCCGGGACATCGCCCGCCTGCAGGAAGGGGAGGCGTTGCGCGACCTGGACCTCTCGCGAGCCGACGCCCTGTGCGACTACCTCGTCGAGGTCCACTCCGTCCGGGGCCCGGACCCGGGGCTCTACGTCCGCAAGATCCGCGAACTGCTCGGGGACGGCGAGTGCATCATGGGAGTGTGCGACGGCTATCCCCTCCCCCACGGGTTCATCACCGCCGCGCTGCTCGAGGAGATCGAACGGCGTTGCCTCTCCTGGCGCTGGCGCCTGAAAAACCGCACCGGCCGGCTGCGCCGGGTGCACGGGGATTTCCACCCCTTCAACCTCCTCTTCCGGGAAGGGATCGACTTCACCGTGCTGGACCGGTCGCGCGGCGAGTGGGGGGAACCGGCGGACGACGTGACCGCCCTCACGGGGAACTACCTGTTCGCGTCCCTGCAGGCGACGGGCCGGCTCGAAGGCCCCTTCGAAACCTTGTTCCGGAGGTTCTGGGACCGGTACATCGAGCGGACGGGGGACGCGGAGATCCTCGAGATCGCCGCGCCGTTCTTCGCGTTCCGCTGCCTCGTCATGGCATCCCCCGTCTGGTACCCGTCCCTCGACGCGTCGGTTCGCCGGAAGCTCTTCTCCTTCGTCCTCTCGATCCTGGACGCGCCGCGCTTCGCCCCGGACCGGGTGAACGGGTGGCTCGATGCCCTCTGA
- a CDS encoding adenylyl-sulfate kinase: MPSDRETAFAVWLTGLPASGKSTVARALAAELGGKGIRAAVLESDAVRREITPNARYGEAEREAFYATLAYLARVLVLHGVPVIVDATANRRAYRDRARAAIPRFLEAHVRCPLAVCQARDPKGIYRRGTEGTAQNVPGVSAPYEPPLAPEVVVDGERDDPAAAARQIVSVLERKGFLPRGPGNATKTG, encoded by the coding sequence ATGCCCTCTGATCGCGAAACCGCGTTCGCCGTCTGGCTCACCGGGCTGCCCGCTTCGGGAAAGTCGACCGTCGCGCGGGCGCTCGCGGCGGAACTGGGCGGGAAGGGGATCCGGGCGGCGGTCCTCGAGTCGGACGCCGTCCGCCGGGAGATCACTCCAAATGCAAGGTACGGGGAGGCGGAGCGGGAGGCGTTCTACGCGACCCTGGCGTACCTCGCCCGCGTGCTCGTCCTGCACGGCGTCCCCGTGATCGTCGACGCGACGGCGAACCGCAGGGCATACCGCGACCGCGCCCGGGCGGCGATCCCGCGGTTCCTCGAGGCGCACGTCCGCTGCCCGCTCGCGGTGTGCCAGGCGCGGGACCCGAAGGGGATCTACCGGCGCGGGACGGAAGGAACGGCGCAGAACGTTCCGGGCGTGTCGGCGCCGTACGAGCCGCCGCTGGCACCGGAGGTGGTCGTCGACGGCGAGAGGGACGACCCCGCGGCCGCCGCCAGACAGATCGTGTCGGTGCTGGAGAGGAAAGGTTTTCTCCCGCGCGGTCCGGGAAACGCGACGAAAACGGGGTAA
- a CDS encoding O-acetyl-ADP-ribose deacetylase, with protein MERSVSGKVIELVLGDITRERVDAIVNAANSTLLGGGGVDGAIHRAGGPLILEECRAIRAVRGECPAGEAVLTGGGGLPARYVIHAVGPVWRGGDQGEPALLASCYRNALRIATEVGFQTVAFPSISTGIYGYPLERAAPTAIATVASFLSTEPLAPSRVRFVLFDPVTYATYAGALEAL; from the coding sequence ATGGAAAGATCCGTCTCCGGGAAAGTGATCGAACTCGTCCTCGGCGACATCACGCGCGAGAGGGTCGATGCGATCGTGAACGCCGCGAACTCCACGCTCCTCGGCGGCGGAGGGGTCGACGGCGCGATCCACCGTGCCGGCGGCCCGTTGATCCTCGAGGAGTGTCGCGCGATCCGGGCCGTGCGCGGAGAGTGCCCCGCCGGCGAGGCGGTCCTGACCGGCGGCGGCGGTTTGCCGGCCCGGTACGTCATCCACGCCGTCGGACCGGTGTGGCGCGGCGGCGACCAGGGTGAGCCTGCCCTGCTCGCCTCCTGCTACCGGAACGCCCTCCGCATCGCCACGGAGGTGGGATTCCAGACCGTGGCCTTCCCCTCGATCAGCACCGGGATCTACGGTTACCCATTGGAGCGGGCGGCCCCGACGGCGATCGCCACGGTCGCGTCGTTCCTCTCCACGGAGCCCCTGGCCCCCTCCCGCGTCCGCTTCGTCCTCTTCGACCCCGTGACGTACGCCACCTACGCGGGGGCCCTCGAAGCCCTGTAG